A single region of the Lactobacillus isalae genome encodes:
- the miaA gene encoding tRNA (adenosine(37)-N6)-dimethylallyltransferase MiaA — protein sequence MQKIVVLIGPTGIGKTDLALNLAPKINAEIISGDSMQIYREVSIGTAKPTDEELNKVKHYLVNQRSIFDEYSVKDFVAEATNAVSEIANNNAIPLVVGGTGFYINALVNKLQLGEPGEYKTSVDPKWEEYLKENGEDKLWQLLNEKDPAAAEKIAPQNNRRTLRALTVISRTGKLFSKQQQKILPRYDALIIGLNSEREQVYQRINKRVDKMMDLGLLKEAEFVYKNREREHQAIQAIGYKEFFPYFSGQKTLDQCVDKLKQASRKYAKRQLTYFKHQLPVVWLDPLQDENVSEKALKEINDFLNN from the coding sequence ATGCAAAAAATTGTTGTCCTGATTGGACCAACCGGAATTGGAAAAACTGATCTAGCATTGAATTTAGCGCCAAAGATTAATGCGGAAATTATTTCTGGTGATTCAATGCAGATCTATCGAGAAGTAAGCATTGGTACGGCCAAGCCGACTGATGAGGAGTTAAATAAAGTAAAACATTATTTAGTCAATCAACGCTCAATTTTTGATGAGTACTCCGTTAAAGATTTTGTTGCAGAAGCTACAAATGCGGTAAGTGAAATTGCAAATAATAATGCTATACCTTTAGTTGTTGGAGGAACTGGTTTTTATATTAATGCATTGGTTAATAAGCTTCAATTAGGAGAGCCTGGAGAATATAAAACTAGCGTTGATCCTAAATGGGAAGAATATTTGAAAGAAAACGGCGAGGATAAATTGTGGCAGCTTCTTAATGAAAAGGATCCAGCAGCTGCTGAAAAAATTGCTCCACAAAATAATCGTAGAACGCTTAGAGCATTAACGGTAATTAGCCGAACAGGTAAACTATTTAGCAAGCAGCAACAGAAAATTTTACCAAGATATGATGCCTTAATTATTGGATTAAATAGTGAACGAGAGCAAGTCTATCAACGAATAAATAAGCGAGTAGATAAAATGATGGATCTTGGTTTACTTAAGGAAGCTGAGTTTGTTTATAAGAATCGTGAACGAGAACACCAAGCCATTCAAGCAATTGGTTATAAGGAATTTTTCCCTTATTTTTCTGGCCAAAAGACGCTTGATCAATGCGTAGATAAGTTAAAACAAGCTTCGCGCAAATACGCAAAACGGCAATTAACGTATTTTAAGCATCAATTACCTGTTGTTTGGCTTGATCCGTTGCAAGATGAAAATGTATCGGAAAAAGCACTTAAAGAAATAAATGATTTTTTAAATAATTAA
- a CDS encoding MFS transporter, giving the protein MKRRQSIYTKDVILVMAASFFFMFSVMFVTPLINGYAISLGASAVFAGVITGIMSVVSMFLRPVAGNLTDRFSKYSLSFIGGILILIGVGGYCFSPSGVWLLIFRLINGTGFVLATVCMTTWLAFLVPRSHVGEAMGFYGLMNALAMALAPALAINLYKVIGYKSALWLAVMAAILMIVSIQFVGNHAKPKIANRKKRKIKIIQKDAIPIALLTTFFAIPYFITQADIVVYVERQHFSIAVGYFFVIYAVALLLIRIGLKKYFDLIRFGFWFWLSLIAMILFLIVATFMVNNWLMGLAAIMLSVGYGVIYSVNQSTALMLAPIEEQGLASSTFYLGLDIGMAAGPMIGGITAQNLAPDYFYPILLVIVPIILIIYFVYRKKLNGALNHR; this is encoded by the coding sequence TTGAAAAGAAGGCAATCAATTTATACTAAAGACGTTATTTTAGTTATGGCAGCGTCTTTCTTTTTTATGTTCTCAGTTATGTTTGTAACGCCTTTAATTAACGGTTATGCAATTAGTTTGGGAGCAAGTGCAGTTTTTGCTGGTGTTATAACGGGAATTATGAGTGTTGTGTCAATGTTCTTAAGACCTGTGGCTGGTAATTTAACTGATCGTTTTTCAAAATATAGTCTGTCTTTTATTGGCGGAATATTAATTTTAATTGGAGTAGGAGGCTATTGTTTTTCGCCATCAGGAGTATGGTTATTAATCTTTCGATTAATTAATGGTACTGGATTTGTTTTAGCTACTGTTTGCATGACGACTTGGTTAGCGTTTTTAGTTCCTCGTAGTCATGTTGGAGAAGCAATGGGATTTTATGGATTAATGAATGCTTTAGCAATGGCGCTTGCTCCAGCTTTGGCTATTAATTTATATAAGGTAATTGGTTATAAGTCCGCTCTATGGCTTGCTGTAATGGCAGCTATTTTGATGATTGTTTCAATTCAATTTGTTGGTAATCATGCTAAGCCTAAAATTGCAAATCGCAAAAAAAGGAAAATAAAAATTATCCAAAAGGATGCAATTCCGATAGCTTTATTGACAACTTTTTTTGCAATTCCATATTTTATTACTCAGGCTGATATTGTCGTGTACGTTGAAAGACAGCATTTTTCGATAGCTGTTGGCTACTTTTTCGTAATTTATGCAGTTGCCTTATTACTAATTAGAATTGGCTTGAAAAAGTATTTTGATTTAATCCGATTTGGATTTTGGTTCTGGTTAAGTTTAATAGCAATGATTTTATTTTTAATTGTTGCTACTTTTATGGTTAATAACTGGTTAATGGGATTGGCTGCAATTATGCTGTCAGTTGGTTATGGAGTTATCTATTCTGTAAATCAGTCTACGGCTTTGATGTTAGCTCCAATTGAAGAGCAAGGATTAGCTAGTTCAACTTTTTATTTGGGCCTTGATATTGGAATGGCAGCTGGTCCAATGATTGGTGGTATAACTGCTCAAAATTTAGCTCCAGATTATTTTTATCCAATTTTATTAGTTATTGTGCCAATTATTTTAATTATTTATTTTGTATATCGTAAGAAATTAAACGGTGCTTTAAACCATCGTTAG
- a CDS encoding rhodanese-like domain-containing protein, producing MNIFGIINIILIIIILAFALSWLWTWIQSKRVGGALTNEEFENGKRKAQIIDVREKGPFKKEHILGARNIPYTMFKYQYQEIRPDLPVYLYSDSSALTIRAARFLQKKGYKKVYWLKDGFEKWDGQTKASKY from the coding sequence ATGAATATTTTTGGGATTATCAACATTATCTTAATCATCATTATTTTAGCCTTTGCCTTGAGTTGGCTTTGGACATGGATTCAATCAAAGCGGGTTGGTGGTGCTTTAACTAATGAAGAATTTGAAAATGGAAAGAGAAAGGCACAAATTATTGATGTACGTGAAAAGGGGCCTTTTAAAAAAGAACATATTTTAGGAGCACGTAATATACCGTATACGATGTTCAAGTATCAATATCAAGAAATTCGTCCAGATTTGCCAGTCTATCTTTATTCTGACTCAAGTGCTTTAACTATTAGAGCAGCGCGTTTTTTACAAAAGAAAGGCTATAAAAAAGTATATTGGCTAAAGGATGGCTTTGAAAAATGGGATGGCCAAACAAAGGCCTCTAAATACTAA
- a CDS encoding alpha/beta hydrolase, whose protein sequence is MKIKSKKIKIVIISILAVCGLFIAAGLYFYQVAVVPGHKSFINNDTKLVKTDPLYKEKKWYQDVPKQKWIMKSADDNLKLDANYIPAANSKKTVIILHGFMNNKDTMGAYAAMFHKLGYNTLLPDARGHGQSEGNYIGYGWREKVDVKKWAEKVIKKNGSNSKIAIFGVSMGGATTMMASGLKMPKQVKAYVEDCGYTNVKDEIEHEAEDLYHFPAFPRFPLVEVLSGITRLRAGYFLKDGSSVDQVAKNKRPMLFIHGAKDTFVPTEMVYQNYRAANGKKELWVVPGAKHAKSFATKPVQYQKKVNKFLNKYM, encoded by the coding sequence ATGAAGATAAAGAGTAAAAAAATAAAAATAGTAATTATCTCTATTTTAGCAGTTTGTGGTCTCTTTATAGCAGCTGGACTATATTTCTATCAAGTTGCAGTTGTTCCAGGACATAAATCTTTTATTAATAATGATACTAAATTAGTAAAGACTGATCCGCTTTACAAAGAAAAGAAATGGTATCAAGATGTTCCTAAGCAAAAGTGGATTATGAAGTCAGCTGATGATAATTTGAAATTAGATGCAAATTATATTCCAGCAGCTAATTCTAAGAAGACAGTGATTATTCTTCATGGATTTATGAATAATAAAGATACCATGGGAGCTTATGCAGCGATGTTTCATAAGTTGGGATATAATACCCTCTTGCCAGACGCGCGGGGACATGGACAAAGTGAAGGTAATTATATTGGATATGGCTGGCGTGAAAAGGTAGATGTTAAAAAGTGGGCAGAAAAAGTTATTAAAAAGAATGGATCTAACAGTAAAATTGCTATTTTTGGTGTAAGTATGGGTGGAGCAACAACAATGATGGCTAGTGGGTTGAAAATGCCCAAGCAAGTAAAGGCATATGTTGAAGATTGCGGCTATACAAATGTGAAAGATGAAATAGAGCATGAAGCTGAAGATTTGTATCACTTTCCAGCTTTTCCACGTTTTCCATTAGTTGAAGTACTAAGCGGAATTACTAGACTTAGAGCTGGCTATTTCTTAAAAGATGGTAGTAGCGTAGACCAAGTAGCCAAAAATAAGCGGCCGATGCTTTTTATTCATGGAGCTAAAGATACTTTTGTACCAACTGAGATGGTATATCAAAACTATAGGGCTGCTAATGGTAAAAAAGAACTCTGGGTTGTTCCAGGGGCCAAGCACGCAAAGTCATTTGCGACTAAACCAGTTCAATATCAGAAAAAAGTAAATAAATTTTTGAATAAATATATGTAG
- the rpmG gene encoding 50S ribosomal protein L33 — protein MAEHIILECTECGDRSYLSEKNKRKHPERLALKKYCPVERKVTLHRETK, from the coding sequence ATGGCAGAACATATTATCCTTGAATGCACCGAATGTGGCGATAGAAGTTACTTATCTGAAAAGAATAAGCGTAAGCATCCGGAACGTTTAGCTTTAAAGAAGTATTGCCCAGTTGAAAGAAAGGTAACACTTCACCGCGAAACTAAGTAA
- a CDS encoding rhomboid family intramembrane serine protease, translated as MQNLKSSRFSSTFVTNTILIVLFIVFIIETIMGGSTNINTLLRLGAMNNQLVTVEHQWWRLFTAQFLHIGWLHIASNAVMIYYIGQFMEPLLGHWRFLIVYLLSGVGGNLLSYAYGSDSVVSAGASTALFGLFGVVIALYLANRSIPAIDYLGRQALALAIINLALDLFASHIDIFGHLGGLISGFLLGIIFGSAHLRQYHHKLRVIAAVIAIIYVVFCLRQGIVISN; from the coding sequence ATGCAGAATTTGAAATCTAGCCGATTTTCTAGCACTTTTGTTACAAATACAATTTTAATAGTACTCTTTATTGTCTTTATAATTGAAACAATAATGGGTGGATCGACTAATATTAATACATTGCTTCGTCTGGGTGCGATGAATAATCAGCTTGTTACTGTTGAGCATCAATGGTGGCGCTTGTTTACGGCTCAGTTTTTGCATATTGGTTGGTTACATATCGCTTCTAATGCAGTAATGATCTATTACATCGGTCAATTTATGGAGCCACTTTTAGGTCACTGGCGGTTTTTAATTGTTTATCTATTGTCAGGTGTTGGCGGAAACTTATTAAGTTATGCCTACGGAAGCGATTCAGTAGTTAGTGCTGGTGCATCAACTGCCTTATTTGGACTTTTTGGGGTTGTCATTGCGCTATATTTAGCAAATCGATCAATTCCAGCAATCGACTATTTAGGAAGACAAGCACTGGCCTTAGCTATTATTAATTTGGCGCTTGATTTGTTTGCCAGTCATATTGATATTTTTGGTCATCTTGGTGGTTTAATATCTGGTTTTCTTTTAGGAATAATTTTTGGAAGTGCTCATTTAAGACAGTATCACCATAAATTAAGAGTTATTGCGGCAGTAATTGCAATTATTTACGTTGTATTCTGTTTACGTCAGGGAATAGTGATTAGTAATTAA
- a CDS encoding YqgQ family protein, translating to MKNLHDVQKLLKKFNIIVYVGKRKWDIELMGIELDNLYHAGVVSKKEYMNAKLILSHEHEIEEEKETSAKDSNGLS from the coding sequence ATGAAAAATTTACACGATGTTCAAAAACTTTTAAAAAAATTCAATATTATAGTTTATGTTGGTAAACGTAAGTGGGATATTGAATTGATGGGAATTGAGCTAGATAACTTATATCATGCCGGCGTAGTTTCTAAAAAGGAATATATGAATGCAAAGTTGATTTTAAGTCATGAACATGAAATTGAAGAAGAAAAGGAAACTAGCGCAAAAGATAGTAATGGATTATCATAG
- a CDS encoding DUF3042 family protein gives MAKKFGAGVVTGVLATVGALAAGLATYKKKVVEPEQKEADRIEQNRIKANRKSYSAHQG, from the coding sequence ATGGCAAAGAAATTTGGAGCTGGTGTTGTAACAGGTGTTTTAGCAACTGTTGGCGCTCTTGCCGCAGGACTTGCTACTTACAAGAAAAAGGTAGTAGAACCTGAACAAAAAGAAGCTGACAGAATTGAGCAAAACAGAATTAAAGCCAACAGAAAGAGCTACTCAGCTCACCAAGGTTAA
- a CDS encoding thiolase family protein: MLQDVYIVGMNRIPFGKYRGFYKDKSAVDLGVLALKGLLRKNIISQDKIDNVLIGNVLSAGLGQNIARQIALKSGLAESIVATSIDDVCGSSLKALRFAQGQMLLGDSEIAIVGGAESMTNAPLLLDKSKKHDENPAYRDSLMIDGIGDAYSQKPMGITAENVADKYQVTRQNMDEFARDSHAKAYAAQENNWFEEEYAPVKLDGEVLDHDETIRPDTSLEALNKLKPVFKEDGRVTAGNSSPLTDGASMLLLANQKKVDELDLNPLAYLGAYAEIGCDPAYMGYAPYFAIKKLLKETNSTIDDYDLVEINEAFAAQAYAVARDLSIPKEKLNIAGGAISLGHPLGATGTRLVMSAVNSLRKINGRRAIVSLCIGGGQGIAYEIRRII; this comes from the coding sequence GTGTTACAGGATGTTTATATCGTAGGAATGAATCGAATTCCTTTTGGTAAGTATCGTGGATTTTATAAGGATAAAAGTGCGGTTGATTTGGGAGTTTTAGCACTTAAAGGCTTATTAAGAAAGAATATTATCTCACAAGATAAGATTGATAATGTATTGATTGGGAATGTCTTAAGCGCTGGTTTAGGGCAAAATATTGCTCGCCAGATTGCTTTGAAGTCTGGACTAGCTGAGTCAATAGTTGCGACTAGCATAGATGATGTTTGTGGTTCAAGCTTAAAGGCATTACGGTTTGCTCAGGGGCAGATGCTGCTTGGAGATTCCGAAATTGCCATTGTTGGAGGAGCAGAAAGTATGACAAATGCTCCACTTTTGCTTGATAAGAGTAAAAAGCATGATGAAAATCCAGCATACCGAGACAGTTTAATGATAGATGGAATTGGGGATGCCTATTCTCAAAAGCCAATGGGAATTACTGCTGAAAATGTAGCAGATAAATATCAAGTTACGCGTCAAAATATGGATGAATTTGCACGCGATTCTCATGCTAAGGCCTATGCGGCTCAAGAAAATAATTGGTTTGAAGAAGAATATGCTCCAGTTAAGTTAGATGGTGAAGTTCTGGATCATGATGAAACTATTCGACCAGATACAAGTTTAGAAGCATTAAATAAATTAAAGCCAGTATTTAAAGAAGATGGACGCGTTACAGCAGGTAATTCATCGCCATTAACTGATGGTGCAAGTATGCTTTTGCTTGCTAATCAAAAAAAGGTTGATGAATTGGACTTAAATCCTTTAGCTTATTTAGGAGCTTATGCAGAAATTGGCTGTGATCCTGCTTACATGGGATATGCACCATATTTTGCAATAAAGAAACTGCTAAAAGAAACTAATAGTACAATTGATGACTATGATTTGGTTGAAATTAATGAGGCATTTGCTGCCCAAGCTTACGCCGTCGCTCGTGATTTGAGCATTCCAAAAGAAAAATTAAATATTGCTGGTGGAGCAATTAGTTTAGGACACCCATTAGGAGCAACAGGAACGCGTTTAGTAATGAGTGCGGTAAATAGTTTACGTAAGATCAATGGTAGAAGAGCTATTGTATCTTTATGTATTGGTGGCGGTCAAGGAATTGCATATGAAATCAGAAGAATTATCTAA
- the glnA gene encoding type I glutamate--ammonia ligase, protein MSKTITAEDIKKSVKDNDVRFLRLAFTDINGTSKAVEVPTSQLDKVLTNDIRFDGSSIDGFVRLEESDMVLYPDFSTWAVLPWGDEKGGKIGRLVCSVHKTNGEPFEGDPRNNLKRVLKEMNDMGFTDFDIGFEAEFHLFKLGEDGNWTTEVPDHASYFDMTSDDEGARCRRDIVETLENIGFEVEAAHHEVGDGQQEIDFRFDDALTTADRVQTFKMVVREVARKHGLYATFMAKPVEGQAGNGMHTNMSLFKDGKNVFYDKDGGFHLSDTALYFLNGILEHARAITAIGNPTVNSYKRLIPGFEAPVYISWASKNRSPLVRIPDAEEINTRLEMRSADPTANPYLLLAACLTAGLNGIKEAKKPMAPITSNVFEMSEEERAKRGIKPLPSTLHNAVKAFKADPLIQEALGEHLTQSFIDSKNLEWSKYTQSVSDWERDRYMGY, encoded by the coding sequence ATGAGTAAAACTATTACTGCAGAAGATATTAAAAAGAGTGTTAAGGATAACGATGTTCGTTTCTTAAGATTAGCTTTTACTGATATTAACGGAACCTCTAAGGCTGTTGAAGTTCCAACAAGTCAATTAGATAAAGTCTTAACTAATGACATTCGTTTTGATGGTTCTTCAATTGATGGCTTTGTTCGTCTAGAAGAAAGTGACATGGTTTTATACCCAGATTTCTCTACTTGGGCAGTTTTGCCTTGGGGAGATGAAAAGGGTGGTAAAATTGGTCGTTTAGTATGTTCCGTTCATAAGACCAATGGTGAACCATTTGAAGGAGACCCAAGAAATAACTTGAAGCGTGTCCTTAAAGAAATGAATGACATGGGCTTTACTGATTTTGATATTGGTTTTGAAGCAGAATTCCATTTATTTAAGTTAGGTGAAGATGGCAATTGGACTACTGAAGTTCCCGACCATGCTTCATACTTTGACATGACATCTGATGATGAAGGTGCAAGATGTCGTCGTGATATTGTTGAAACATTAGAAAATATCGGTTTTGAAGTTGAAGCTGCTCACCATGAAGTAGGTGACGGTCAACAAGAAATTGACTTTAGATTTGATGATGCTTTAACTACTGCTGACCGTGTTCAAACATTTAAGATGGTGGTTCGTGAAGTAGCTAGAAAGCATGGCTTATATGCTACATTTATGGCTAAGCCGGTAGAAGGCCAAGCTGGAAATGGGATGCACACTAATATGTCTTTATTTAAGGATGGTAAGAACGTCTTTTACGATAAAGATGGTGGATTCCACTTATCAGATACTGCACTTTACTTCTTAAACGGAATTTTGGAGCATGCGCGTGCAATAACAGCAATTGGTAATCCAACTGTTAACTCATACAAGCGTTTAATTCCAGGTTTTGAAGCACCTGTTTATATCTCATGGGCTTCTAAGAACCGTTCACCACTTGTTCGTATTCCAGATGCTGAAGAAATTAATACTCGTTTGGAAATGCGTTCAGCTGACCCAACAGCTAACCCATATCTTTTACTTGCAGCATGTTTAACTGCTGGTTTAAATGGTATTAAAGAAGCTAAAAAGCCAATGGCACCTATTACTTCTAACGTCTTTGAAATGTCAGAAGAAGAAAGAGCTAAGCGTGGTATTAAGCCACTTCCATCTACCTTGCATAATGCTGTTAAAGCATTCAAGGCTGACCCATTAATCCAAGAAGCTTTAGGTGAACACCTAACTCAAAGCTTCATTGATTCTAAGAATCTTGAATGGTCTAAATACACTCAATCAGTTTCTGATTGGGAAAGAGACCGCTACATGGGTTATTAA
- a CDS encoding Cof-type HAD-IIB family hydrolase, whose translation MTIPFKAVAVDMDGTFLNDKRSYDHELFDQVLNKLEKHNIQFIVASGRPFARLKNDFSDFIDRMDFVTANGSRLIVEGKEVAFEGLNKKQTIELINFVHDKYGSMATMAYGREKAYIGTEAPAKDKEFLQYFAKESTEISDWQDLPDDTFIELTFHYDSKIAKDIERDFNEKYGKLVTTFASNPVAIDAVKYGISKATGLKNLLARFGLTGEDLIVFGDSGNDVPMLDFAKYSYAMENGMEIAKEHAKYLAPSNNDSGVLQVLNKYLDEN comes from the coding sequence ATGACAATTCCTTTTAAAGCAGTGGCGGTTGACATGGATGGAACCTTTCTAAATGATAAGAGAAGTTATGATCATGAACTTTTTGATCAAGTTTTAAATAAGCTTGAAAAACATAATATTCAATTTATAGTAGCCAGTGGCCGTCCTTTTGCTCGTTTAAAAAATGATTTCTCTGATTTTATTGATCGAATGGATTTTGTTACCGCCAATGGTTCAAGATTAATCGTTGAAGGAAAAGAAGTCGCGTTTGAAGGATTAAATAAGAAACAAACAATTGAATTAATTAATTTTGTTCATGATAAATATGGCAGTATGGCAACAATGGCTTATGGAAGAGAGAAGGCCTATATCGGAACTGAAGCTCCAGCAAAAGATAAAGAATTTTTGCAATATTTTGCAAAGGAAAGTACTGAAATAAGTGATTGGCAAGATTTACCAGATGATACTTTTATTGAATTAACCTTTCATTATGATAGTAAGATTGCTAAGGATATTGAAAGAGATTTTAATGAAAAATACGGCAAATTAGTTACTACGTTTGCATCTAATCCTGTTGCAATTGATGCAGTTAAGTATGGAATTAGTAAGGCTACGGGGCTAAAGAATTTACTGGCTCGTTTTGGTTTAACGGGCGAAGACTTAATTGTTTTTGGTGATAGTGGTAATGATGTTCCAATGCTTGATTTTGCAAAATACAGTTATGCGATGGAGAACGGGATGGAGATTGCTAAAGAACATGCTAAGTATCTTGCCCCAAGCAATAACGATAGCGGTGTTTTACAGGTCTTAAATAAATATTTAGATGAAAATTAA
- a CDS encoding 5-formyltetrahydrofolate cyclo-ligase, with amino-acid sequence MNLINKNELRNLQIKRLTEFASTRQKLLEDTRLKEKMLMSPLIREVNSIGISISMPLEVDTAPIIAALWQMGKSVYIPRCLSKRKMEFTYYDQNTNLTKTKFGVLEDHDPKAIVKNDLDLIIVPGLAYGLDKGSRLGFGGGYYDRFLEKHEAQTLSLVNSLQNFSKTSWEVEKHDIPIKNFILAK; translated from the coding sequence ATGAATTTGATTAATAAAAACGAATTACGAAATTTACAAATAAAAAGATTAACAGAATTTGCAAGCACAAGGCAGAAGCTTTTAGAAGATACTAGACTAAAAGAAAAGATGCTTATGAGCCCACTGATACGTGAAGTGAATAGTATTGGTATTTCTATTTCAATGCCATTAGAAGTTGATACAGCCCCAATTATTGCCGCTTTGTGGCAGATGGGAAAGAGTGTGTATATTCCGCGTTGTTTATCAAAGAGAAAGATGGAATTTACATATTATGATCAAAATACAAATCTGACTAAAACTAAATTTGGTGTTTTAGAAGATCATGATCCTAAAGCTATAGTAAAAAATGACTTAGACTTAATTATCGTTCCAGGTCTTGCTTACGGATTGGATAAAGGCAGTCGACTTGGCTTTGGTGGTGGATATTATGATCGTTTTTTAGAAAAGCACGAAGCACAAACTCTTAGTTTAGTTAATTCACTTCAAAACTTTAGTAAAACGTCATGGGAAGTTGAAAAACACGATATTCCAATTAAGAATTTCATTTTAGCTAAGTAA